From the genome of Nomia melanderi isolate GNS246 chromosome 14, iyNomMela1, whole genome shotgun sequence, one region includes:
- the LOC116433785 gene encoding CD63 antigen-like isoform X2: protein MLNNDPTHKFDSKRSSKLIRITGIVFIAVGTVILVVYSGYSNFMDTWFFAAPVFMIIIGAVVFLVSFFGCCGAVKENHCMIITFSVLLLLIFVLELVAGISGYLMQREVRQMVENRMNITMKDYSTDITTNKSWDIMQHDLQCCGMNGASDWASAGFSDNTIPNSCCREVPVGSKCDINSIYIYEGGCMQSLQSAIEYYSLILGGVGIGIAIIQIIGVIFACCLARSIRREYETVETAAH from the exons ATGTTAAATAATGACCCAACACATAAATTCGACTCAAAACGATCATCGAAACTTATTCGG ATAACAGGAATTGTGTTCATTGCAGTTGGCACTGTAATTCTTGTAGTTTATAGTGGTTATAGCAACTTTATGGACACTTGGTTCTTTGCAGCACCAGTTTTCATGATCATTATAGGTGCTGTAGTGTTTCTTGTGTCATTCTTTGGCTGCTGCGGAGCTGTGAAAGAGAATCACTGCATGATAATAACG TTTTCAGTATTGCTTCTTCTAATATTTGTCCTGGAACTTGTTGCTGGCATTTCTGGATATTTGATGCAACGAGAAGTTCGACAAATGGTAGAAAATAGGATGAATATCACTATGAAGGATTATTCAACTGATATAACTACTAATAAATCTTGGGATATTATGCAACATGAT CTACAGTGTTGCGGAATGAATGGTGCAAGTGATTGGGCTTCTGCTGGATTCTCTGATAATACTATACCAAATTCCTGCTGTAGGGAAGTACCAGTAGGAAGTAAATGTGacataaattcaatttacatatATGAAGGAGGATGTATGCAGAGTCTTCAATCTGCTATTGAGTATTACTCATTGATTTTGGGTGGTGTAGGCATTGGCATTGCTATTATTCAG ATAATTGGAGTAATCTTTGCATGCTGTCTGGCACGTTCAATTCGTCGCGAGTATGAAACTGT
- the LOC116433834 gene encoding CD63 antigen: MVRSMRLPLGSQCVKYLLFVFNLLFVITGVILLSSGVVIRGVYQGYQQFLDNKFLSVPSFLIAIGAIIFFIAFFGCCGAVRENYCMIITFTSLLVLVFILELAGGISGYVLRARASTIIKHRMNDMMVAYPNNTEVSEVWDEMQRKFNCCGTDSPFDWKDIISPLPPSCCLPEEGKHTDTTNCTLTSPTLHHNGCYQSLLSLIASHALQLGGIGIGIAIVQAIGIWFSSYLARSIKNSYETV; the protein is encoded by the exons atggtTCGTTCAATGAGATTGCCTCTTGGTTCGCAATGTGTCAAATATTTGCTCTTCGTGTTCAATCTACTCTTCGtt ATAACGGGGGTAATTTTATTGTCCAGTGGCGTGGTAATTCGCGGAGTTTACCAAGGCTACCAACAGTTTCTGGACAATAAGTTCCTATCAGTGCCATCGTTCCTCATCGCGATTGGGGCAATTATTTTCTTCATCGCCTTTTTCGGATGTTGCGGCGCCGTCCGTGAAAACTATTGCATGATAATCACG tttacCTCTTTGCTGGTCCTTGTTTTCATTTTGGAGCTCGCAGGTGGTATTTCTGGATACGTTTTGAGAGCCAGGGCATCGACGATTATTAAACACAGAATGAATGATATGATGGTCGCGTACCCCAATAATACAGAAGTATCGGAAGTTTGGGACGAGATGCAACGCAAA ttCAACTGTTGCGGAACCGATAGTCCGTTTGACTGGAAAGACATTATCAGTCCTCTTCCTCCTTCGTGCTGCTTACCTGAAGAGGGGAAGCATACGGATACGACAAATTGTACCCTTACATCACCGACTCTACACCACAATGGCTGTTACCAGAGTCTCCTGTCTTTAATCGCGTCTCATGCTCTACAACTCGGTGGCATTGGTATTGGTATTGCTATTGTTCAG GCAATCGGAATCTGGTTTTCGAGTTACTTGGCACGATCGATTAAAAATAGTTACGAAACCGTGTAA
- the LOC116433785 gene encoding CD63 antigen-like isoform X1, producing the protein MVSGGMTCVKYLTFFFNLIFAITGIVFIAVGTVILVVYSGYSNFMDTWFFAAPVFMIIIGAVVFLVSFFGCCGAVKENHCMIITFSVLLLLIFVLELVAGISGYLMQREVRQMVENRMNITMKDYSTDITTNKSWDIMQHDLQCCGMNGASDWASAGFSDNTIPNSCCREVPVGSKCDINSIYIYEGGCMQSLQSAIEYYSLILGGVGIGIAIIQIIGVIFACCLARSIRREYETVETAAH; encoded by the exons ATGGTGTCTGGTGGAATGACATGCGTCAAATATTTGACGTTTTTCTTCAACTTGATATTCGCT ATAACAGGAATTGTGTTCATTGCAGTTGGCACTGTAATTCTTGTAGTTTATAGTGGTTATAGCAACTTTATGGACACTTGGTTCTTTGCAGCACCAGTTTTCATGATCATTATAGGTGCTGTAGTGTTTCTTGTGTCATTCTTTGGCTGCTGCGGAGCTGTGAAAGAGAATCACTGCATGATAATAACG TTTTCAGTATTGCTTCTTCTAATATTTGTCCTGGAACTTGTTGCTGGCATTTCTGGATATTTGATGCAACGAGAAGTTCGACAAATGGTAGAAAATAGGATGAATATCACTATGAAGGATTATTCAACTGATATAACTACTAATAAATCTTGGGATATTATGCAACATGAT CTACAGTGTTGCGGAATGAATGGTGCAAGTGATTGGGCTTCTGCTGGATTCTCTGATAATACTATACCAAATTCCTGCTGTAGGGAAGTACCAGTAGGAAGTAAATGTGacataaattcaatttacatatATGAAGGAGGATGTATGCAGAGTCTTCAATCTGCTATTGAGTATTACTCATTGATTTTGGGTGGTGTAGGCATTGGCATTGCTATTATTCAG ATAATTGGAGTAATCTTTGCATGCTGTCTGGCACGTTCAATTCGTCGCGAGTATGAAACTGT